The uncultured Hyphomonas sp. genome includes a window with the following:
- the proB gene encoding glutamate 5-kinase: protein MPKSKRIVIKIGSSLLANEELLTPRWAFIQQLLSDVKTLRDQGYEVLICSSGAVALGLSTIGESPETAGLRDKQAAAACGMPILLNAYKQVAHEYSFDIAQVLVTLKDLEDRRRFLNTKNTVHRLIRAGITPIVNENDSITTEEIRVGDNDRLAAKVAQMVQAETLIILTSVDGLYDRNPDEPGAQLVETVNDVNEFLEVTKGVSSLGSGGMLTKMQAANMAQNSGCTTLIGNGEAENPVTSLLDGSRKHTRCVAHDKPATDWTAWLTDRLQMAGSIVVPAEAAEALCKGERGLLRQDIQSIQGTFVRGDVLHIYDEEGNERARGLANFTAEETIILARNKEIPAKQLLGFQTNATIVSRDNIVVLDGRHIQWDTPPEDELEQIQDT, encoded by the coding sequence GTGCCAAAATCGAAGCGTATTGTTATCAAGATCGGATCCAGCCTACTTGCGAACGAAGAACTGCTCACACCGCGCTGGGCCTTCATTCAGCAACTGCTGAGCGACGTGAAGACGCTCCGGGATCAGGGATATGAAGTTCTGATCTGCTCATCGGGTGCTGTCGCACTGGGACTCAGCACAATTGGCGAGTCCCCTGAGACGGCCGGCCTCAGAGACAAGCAGGCTGCAGCCGCATGCGGAATGCCCATCCTTCTGAATGCCTACAAGCAGGTCGCGCACGAATACAGTTTCGACATTGCTCAGGTGCTTGTCACCCTGAAGGACCTGGAAGACCGCCGCCGGTTCCTGAACACGAAGAATACAGTGCACAGACTGATACGGGCCGGCATTACGCCGATTGTAAACGAGAACGACTCCATCACGACGGAAGAAATCCGGGTCGGTGATAATGACCGCCTTGCCGCAAAAGTCGCCCAAATGGTTCAGGCAGAAACGCTGATCATCCTGACCAGTGTTGACGGTCTCTACGATCGAAACCCTGATGAGCCCGGCGCGCAGCTGGTGGAAACCGTAAATGATGTGAATGAGTTCCTGGAAGTGACCAAGGGTGTCAGCAGTCTGGGGAGCGGCGGAATGCTCACCAAAATGCAGGCCGCCAATATGGCGCAGAACTCGGGCTGTACGACTCTGATTGGCAATGGCGAGGCCGAAAACCCCGTCACATCCCTGCTTGATGGATCACGCAAGCACACGCGGTGTGTCGCGCATGACAAACCGGCAACAGACTGGACGGCATGGTTGACCGACCGCCTGCAGATGGCCGGCAGCATCGTGGTCCCGGCAGAAGCGGCAGAAGCCCTATGCAAGGGAGAGCGCGGCCTGCTGCGTCAGGACATACAATCCATCCAGGGCACATTCGTGCGGGGTGACGTGCTGCACATTTATGACGAAGAGGGAAATGAGCGGGCCCGCGGCCTGGCGAATTTCACTGCGGAAGAAACAATTATCCTGGCCAGGAACAAGGAAATTCCAGCCAAGCAACTATTAGGCTTTCAGACAAATGCGACCATCGTCAGCCGCGACAATATCGTGGTTCTGGATGGCCGGCACATCCAATGGGATACGCCGCCTGAAGACGAACTGGAGCAGATACAGGACACCTAG
- a CDS encoding CIA30 family protein: MACRFLGSCLLAISISGSALAQDLAITGVTVFDGTGAAPYEATVMFDDGLISAVDKSAGSAPDGVPSIDGSGLSLLPGFFDLHVHYTFGGEPATTPQISANYSKTGVTSVYDFAQAPEAFAPKRSWLETLPGPRVNFAARMSTTNGHGADWSDKSTTKWVNTPFAATEAVRELLPYEPDVIKVFTDGWRYGSGVDNTSMNEPTLTALVEEAHEHGLKVLTHTVTKDRAEIAGRAGVDVIAHSVLDQPVDQTTIDTLKAGGTAYAGTLAVYNPDKPGTPAFEREHPSFKQRQARFQVGLDNMKALYEGGVMIALGTDAGMRRTPHGYSTLSEMELMVRAGLPPEAALIAGTSNSARAVGVYERRGSIEVGKDADVVLIAGKPWEDISDVYNTRYTFVGGKKVFGDGAPEPVSEEYMVSSRVDYEVIDNFDSDDGRSSRGTLIVGDPDGGLERSWQVFEILEDGERGGILHLTADLALREDARAGVAIPLNQGFVQPADVSGFTGVTLDMRGDGGSYAFVVSTTDGRWVRTFDVGEEWRTIVFPFVDLDAPADGAEWSGNNILDVRILIKRAGGEVAWFELDDVRFY; the protein is encoded by the coding sequence ATGGCGTGCAGGTTTTTGGGTTCGTGCCTTTTGGCGATTTCCATTTCAGGCAGCGCACTGGCTCAGGACCTGGCAATTACCGGTGTGACGGTTTTTGATGGCACCGGTGCTGCTCCTTACGAGGCTACGGTCATGTTCGATGACGGGCTGATCTCCGCGGTGGATAAGAGTGCAGGCTCCGCGCCAGACGGCGTGCCGTCAATTGATGGGAGCGGCTTGTCGTTGCTTCCGGGATTTTTTGACCTTCACGTGCACTATACATTCGGTGGCGAACCGGCGACCACACCCCAGATCTCAGCTAACTATTCGAAGACGGGTGTCACTTCGGTGTATGACTTTGCGCAAGCGCCTGAAGCGTTTGCGCCGAAGCGCTCATGGCTGGAAACGCTACCCGGGCCAAGGGTCAACTTCGCCGCCCGAATGAGTACTACGAATGGGCATGGTGCGGATTGGTCTGACAAGAGTACGACCAAATGGGTGAATACGCCTTTTGCGGCCACTGAGGCGGTCAGGGAGCTGCTGCCTTACGAGCCGGATGTCATCAAGGTTTTTACGGATGGCTGGCGCTATGGCTCCGGTGTCGACAATACCAGCATGAATGAGCCGACCCTGACCGCCCTGGTGGAAGAAGCGCATGAGCACGGTCTGAAGGTGCTGACGCACACGGTGACTAAGGATCGGGCCGAAATTGCGGGTCGTGCGGGTGTCGACGTGATCGCGCATTCCGTGCTGGACCAGCCTGTCGATCAGACGACAATCGATACGCTAAAGGCGGGTGGCACGGCTTATGCCGGAACGCTGGCGGTTTACAATCCTGATAAACCCGGGACGCCGGCTTTCGAGCGGGAGCATCCCTCTTTCAAACAGCGCCAGGCGCGCTTCCAGGTCGGTCTGGATAATATGAAAGCGTTGTACGAAGGCGGCGTGATGATCGCGCTGGGAACTGACGCTGGCATGCGTCGCACGCCGCATGGCTATTCAACGCTGTCGGAAATGGAGTTGATGGTTCGTGCGGGTCTGCCGCCGGAAGCGGCTTTGATCGCGGGCACGTCAAACAGCGCCCGGGCGGTGGGTGTTTATGAGCGGCGCGGGTCGATTGAGGTCGGAAAAGATGCGGACGTGGTTCTGATTGCGGGCAAGCCTTGGGAAGATATTTCTGACGTGTACAATACGAGATATACGTTCGTGGGTGGCAAGAAGGTTTTCGGCGACGGGGCACCTGAGCCGGTTAGCGAAGAATACATGGTGTCATCACGTGTCGACTATGAAGTCATTGATAACTTCGATAGCGATGATGGCCGGTCGTCCCGGGGCACGCTTATTGTGGGCGACCCGGACGGTGGTCTTGAGCGCAGCTGGCAGGTGTTCGAGATTCTTGAAGATGGTGAGCGTGGCGGCATTCTCCATCTGACAGCGGACCTGGCACTCAGGGAGGATGCGCGGGCGGGCGTTGCAATCCCTCTGAATCAGGGGTTTGTTCAACCAGCAGACGTCTCTGGCTTCACTGGTGTGACGCTGGACATGCGCGGTGACGGCGGGTCGTATGCATTCGTGGTTTCAACAACGGACGGGCGTTGGGTGCGCACATTCGATGTTGGCGAGGAATGGCGCACAATTGTGTTTCCGTTCGTTGACCTTGATGCGCCTGCGGATGGTGCGGAATGGTCAGGTAACAATATTTTGGATGTGCGTATATTGATTAAGCGTGCTGGCGGAGAAGTCGCCTGGTTTGAGCTTGATGACGTGAGGTTCTACTGA
- a CDS encoding UbiA family prenyltransferase gives MANSDRSPMDGDQRSAGSDALIGELADKGTMPVLVVDLDGTLIRTDMLAESFWAACSSDILTPIKLIPKVLKGRAALKRDLSAKARFDPVTLPYNQAVIDYIHAWKKRGGRTALVSASDENIVRAIGEHLGIFDEIHGSDGKLNLKGSRKAQFLTERFGEAGYAYMGDSRADIPVWKSAAKAITVNAGSSLRAAAEAACQKADHIATNSKSLRPILKAIRPHQWLKNMLVFIPMIAGHRIDATTLLQSSLAFVCFSLIASSVYLLNDLLDLSADRAHPRKHRRPLASGDLPLIHGTLLAPVLLMAGIGLGTILGPPFLVVMAGYYTVTMAYSFFLKRRVLIDIVTLAGLYTIRILAGSAATGIVLSFWLLAFSVFLFFALASVKRQAELVDSANREVLKPSGRGYIIDDLPIVSQMATSSGFVSVLVLALYLNSPAVSALYSQPAALWGLCLILLFWINRMVMVAHRGGMHDDPIVFAVKDRTSLFCGLLGVGCAAAGVLL, from the coding sequence ATGGCGAATTCTGACCGCTCCCCCATGGACGGCGATCAGCGAAGCGCGGGGTCTGATGCACTGATCGGCGAACTGGCCGACAAAGGCACAATGCCCGTTCTGGTCGTAGATCTGGATGGCACACTGATCCGCACTGACATGCTGGCGGAATCCTTCTGGGCGGCATGCTCTTCTGATATCCTGACGCCCATCAAGCTGATACCGAAAGTCCTTAAAGGTCGTGCGGCACTCAAGCGCGACCTGTCGGCAAAAGCCCGGTTTGATCCGGTCACCCTCCCCTACAACCAAGCCGTCATCGACTATATTCATGCGTGGAAGAAACGTGGTGGCCGCACCGCGCTTGTTTCTGCATCAGATGAGAATATCGTCCGCGCCATCGGGGAACATCTGGGAATATTCGACGAAATCCATGGCTCGGACGGCAAGTTGAACCTGAAGGGCAGCCGGAAAGCACAATTCCTGACCGAACGGTTCGGCGAAGCTGGCTACGCTTATATGGGCGACAGCAGAGCGGATATTCCGGTCTGGAAATCGGCTGCCAAGGCAATCACCGTAAATGCTGGCAGCTCTTTGCGGGCCGCCGCTGAAGCGGCCTGCCAGAAGGCCGACCATATTGCCACGAACTCCAAATCTCTCCGTCCAATCCTGAAAGCGATCAGGCCGCATCAATGGCTGAAGAACATGCTGGTCTTCATTCCGATGATCGCGGGTCACAGGATCGACGCCACGACTCTTCTCCAGAGCAGCCTGGCTTTCGTTTGCTTCAGCCTGATCGCATCGAGTGTCTATCTGCTGAATGATCTGCTGGACCTGTCGGCAGACCGGGCGCACCCGCGCAAGCACCGCCGCCCGCTCGCCTCGGGTGATCTGCCGCTAATTCATGGCACGCTGCTCGCGCCGGTTCTCCTCATGGCTGGCATTGGTCTCGGCACCATCCTTGGACCTCCTTTCCTCGTGGTCATGGCAGGCTATTACACCGTCACCATGGCCTATTCCTTCTTCCTGAAGCGCAGAGTGCTGATTGATATTGTCACGCTTGCCGGCCTGTACACGATCCGCATTCTGGCGGGTTCTGCCGCTACGGGGATCGTCCTCTCTTTCTGGCTTCTGGCATTCTCCGTGTTCCTCTTCTTCGCTCTGGCTTCGGTCAAACGGCAGGCGGAACTGGTCGACAGCGCAAACCGGGAAGTGCTCAAGCCCTCCGGCAGAGGCTACATCATCGACGACCTGCCGATTGTTTCCCAAATGGCGACGAGCTCGGGTTTCGTTTCCGTCCTGGTTCTTGCGCTTTACCTGAATTCACCTGCCGTCAGCGCACTCTACAGCCAGCCAGCCGCGCTTTGGGGGCTGTGCCTGATCCTGCTCTTCTGGATCAATCGCATGGTCATGGTGGCCCATAGAGGCGGAATGCATGACGATCCGATCGTGTTTGCAGTGAAAGACCGCACCAGCCTGTTCTGCGGGCTACTGGGAGTTGGTTGTGCAGCTGCCGGGGTGCTTCTGTGA
- a CDS encoding MarR family transcriptional regulator: protein MSQYHDLLIALRRITRAIDMHSKKLSKDTGLTAPQLLVLQSVAAAERAKPSDIARQVHLSQATITSIVDRLVRAGLVVRERNEHDRRSLEVVITDKGAQRLVGAPELLQEGFQSAFGHLPDWEKSMLVSSMQKVAFMMDADNLDVAPILEVGDLSETET, encoded by the coding sequence ATGAGCCAGTACCACGATCTGCTGATTGCGCTTCGGCGCATTACTCGCGCGATAGACATGCACTCCAAAAAGCTGTCGAAGGATACAGGGCTGACAGCGCCTCAGCTGCTTGTTCTTCAATCCGTCGCGGCTGCCGAGCGCGCAAAACCCAGCGACATTGCGCGCCAGGTTCACCTTTCACAGGCCACCATTACGTCAATCGTTGACCGGCTTGTGCGGGCGGGCCTCGTTGTGCGTGAAAGGAACGAACACGATCGCCGCAGTCTGGAGGTCGTCATCACCGACAAGGGCGCGCAGCGCCTCGTCGGAGCGCCGGAACTGCTTCAGGAGGGATTCCAGTCGGCGTTCGGCCATCTTCCGGACTGGGAGAAATCCATGCTGGTCTCCAGCATGCAGAAAGTCGCGTTCATGATGGACGCCGACAATCTGGATGTCGCGCCAATACTTGAGGTCGGTGACCTCAGCGAGACAGAGACCTAG
- a CDS encoding TetR/AcrR family transcriptional regulator: protein MTGSKQKPANTKMPQAEEDTVAPDGVELETKVSPSQNRARNTFETILSIAGTLLSEVGFERLSTNMICKRAGLTPPALYRYFPNKYAILHELGRRLMEAQDQAVFAWIRGGGLNTHTFEETVESTLRLQKEVNEITRAFPGGAWVVRVMRVIPALKEVRLESRELVAEEVLDALRKTLPGVAEERLVTATRLTIELMFSATEMAIEDPEQEDNITREVCFIVASYHDRLRKGL, encoded by the coding sequence ATGACCGGATCCAAACAAAAACCGGCAAACACAAAAATGCCCCAGGCTGAGGAGGACACCGTCGCGCCAGATGGCGTTGAACTGGAAACCAAGGTTTCCCCATCTCAGAACCGGGCGCGGAATACGTTTGAAACCATCCTATCCATTGCAGGCACGCTTCTTTCAGAAGTAGGCTTTGAACGCCTGTCGACCAATATGATCTGCAAACGGGCTGGCCTGACGCCGCCTGCTCTCTACCGGTATTTTCCGAACAAATATGCCATCCTGCATGAGTTAGGACGGCGGCTCATGGAAGCCCAGGATCAGGCTGTCTTCGCCTGGATCCGAGGAGGCGGTCTGAACACTCACACCTTCGAAGAAACCGTTGAAAGTACCCTTCGCCTGCAAAAGGAGGTGAACGAAATCACCAGGGCATTTCCCGGCGGCGCATGGGTTGTTCGCGTCATGCGCGTCATTCCCGCGCTGAAGGAGGTCCGGCTGGAGTCGCGTGAACTGGTCGCCGAAGAAGTGCTCGACGCGCTCCGCAAGACCTTGCCTGGAGTTGCGGAAGAGCGGCTCGTAACAGCTACCAGACTGACAATAGAACTTATGTTCTCCGCAACCGAAATGGCGATTGAGGATCCCGAACAGGAAGACAACATCACTCGGGAAGTCTGTTTTATTGTCGCGAGCTACCACGACCGATTGAGGAAGGGGCTCTGA
- the putP gene encoding sodium/proline symporter PutP: MNHEALISLAVYFVLMLAIGLYAYRKSTSDVSEYMLGGRQLHPAVGALSAGASDMSGWMLMGLPGAVFVSGFSAAWIAVGLVIGAYLNYLFVAPRLRVYTELADDAITIPDFFEKRFHDKSRMLRVLSSVVIVIFFTLYTSAGVVAGGKLFEASFGLDYQLGLFLTAGVVVAYTLFGGFLAVSLTDFVQGCIMFVALILVPIVSFIVLRNEGDWAPAVASVDPGYFGMWPKGMTVMGVISLLAWGLGYFGQPHIIVRFMAIRSLKDIATARYIGMSWMIVTVIGAVLTGIAGYAYTYAHGTPVDDPETIFIILSQILFHPLVAGFLLAAILAAIMSTISSQLLVSSSSLTEDFYKTFLRKEASQGELVAVGRISVLVVSLIAIGLAFDRSSNILSLVGNAWAGFGAAFGPIILLSLYWRGLTRDGALAGMIVGAVTVLFWLYAPIEINGKSLSDILYEIVPGFVFSGIAAIVVSIVGRDVLPHVAHRFGEMEKAMDAD; encoded by the coding sequence ATGAACCACGAAGCTCTGATTTCTCTCGCTGTATATTTTGTCCTGATGCTGGCCATCGGCCTTTATGCATACCGGAAGTCCACAAGTGATGTTTCCGAATACATGCTGGGTGGACGTCAGTTGCATCCTGCGGTCGGTGCGCTTTCCGCCGGTGCATCAGATATGAGCGGTTGGATGCTGATGGGGCTGCCAGGAGCCGTGTTCGTGTCTGGCTTTAGCGCCGCCTGGATTGCGGTGGGGCTCGTGATTGGCGCCTATCTCAACTATCTGTTCGTCGCACCGCGCCTGAGGGTCTACACAGAACTGGCTGACGACGCGATCACCATTCCCGACTTTTTCGAGAAACGTTTCCACGACAAGTCACGCATGCTGCGCGTTTTGTCCTCGGTCGTGATTGTTATTTTCTTCACGCTGTACACCTCCGCAGGTGTTGTTGCAGGTGGCAAGCTTTTTGAGGCGTCGTTTGGGCTTGATTACCAGCTTGGACTGTTCCTGACCGCCGGGGTTGTTGTGGCCTACACGCTGTTTGGCGGCTTCCTTGCGGTCAGCCTGACGGACTTTGTGCAGGGGTGCATCATGTTCGTTGCCCTGATCCTCGTGCCGATCGTGTCATTCATTGTCCTGCGGAATGAAGGCGACTGGGCTCCGGCGGTGGCTTCCGTGGATCCTGGCTACTTTGGCATGTGGCCCAAGGGGATGACCGTAATGGGGGTTATCTCATTGCTTGCCTGGGGGCTCGGCTATTTCGGCCAGCCGCACATCATTGTCCGGTTCATGGCCATCCGGTCTCTCAAGGATATTGCCACGGCCCGCTATATCGGGATGAGTTGGATGATCGTGACGGTGATTGGCGCAGTGCTGACGGGGATCGCAGGCTATGCCTACACCTATGCCCATGGCACGCCGGTCGACGACCCGGAGACTATTTTCATCATCCTCTCCCAGATCCTGTTCCACCCGCTCGTGGCAGGATTTCTGCTGGCGGCCATTCTTGCGGCAATCATGAGTACGATTTCATCGCAGTTGCTGGTGTCTTCCAGCTCGCTGACGGAGGATTTCTACAAGACGTTCCTTCGCAAGGAAGCGAGCCAGGGCGAGCTGGTCGCTGTAGGCCGGATTTCGGTGCTTGTGGTTTCACTGATCGCGATCGGATTGGCGTTCGACCGGTCAAGCAACATCCTGTCGCTTGTCGGGAATGCCTGGGCCGGATTTGGTGCAGCCTTTGGTCCGATTATCCTGCTAAGCCTGTACTGGCGCGGCCTTACCCGCGATGGTGCGCTGGCCGGGATGATTGTCGGTGCGGTCACAGTGCTCTTCTGGCTCTACGCACCGATCGAGATTAACGGCAAATCGTTGTCCGATATTCTCTACGAGATCGTGCCGGGTTTCGTGTTCAGCGGAATTGCGGCCATCGTCGTCAGCATCGTCGGCAGGGATGTATTGCCCCATGTCGCCCATCGCTTTGGCGAAATGGAAAAAGCCATGGACGCCGACTGA
- a CDS encoding FAD-binding oxidoreductase, which translates to MKLSGWGRYPTVECETGSPRSEADLAELVRSGPVIARGNGRSYGDSSLNSHMTIDMRRMSRMLSFDDASGQLTAEAGVLLADIISTFLPRGWFPAVTPGTKFVTVGGMIAADVHGKNHHKDGAFSTFLDWVDILGSDGKIRRCSRDEDPDLFEWTIGGMGLTGIIVRAAFRLRPVESGWIRQTTIPAENLAAAIDIFERSADSTYSVAWIDCLSTGASLGRSLVYLGEHATHADLPGKQLQAPFQTPRKRKLTVPLDAPGFALNRWTVKAFNEVYYRAGRAKTGTQLVDWDTYFYPLDAILKWNRIYGRKGFAQFQCVIPLEQSKDGMQALLEAISAAGQGSFLSVLKRFGAQESRFSFPMEGYTLALDFPVNRRSLELMNRLDEITIAHGGRFYLAKDSRLKAETLANSDERVSDFREMRKSTSAAETFSSAQSDRLVL; encoded by the coding sequence ATGAAACTATCCGGTTGGGGGCGGTATCCGACAGTCGAGTGCGAGACCGGTTCGCCGCGAAGTGAAGCAGACCTGGCAGAGCTTGTCCGGTCAGGCCCGGTGATTGCCCGGGGAAATGGCCGCTCCTACGGCGACAGTTCCCTGAACAGTCACATGACCATCGACATGCGCCGCATGAGCCGGATGTTGTCCTTCGATGACGCAAGTGGCCAACTGACCGCCGAAGCTGGCGTCCTCCTTGCCGACATCATCTCAACCTTCCTGCCACGCGGCTGGTTCCCGGCCGTTACGCCCGGCACGAAATTCGTCACGGTCGGCGGCATGATCGCAGCAGACGTGCACGGCAAAAACCACCATAAGGACGGCGCTTTCAGCACTTTTCTGGACTGGGTCGATATTCTGGGCTCCGACGGGAAGATCCGGCGCTGTTCAAGAGATGAAGACCCGGATCTGTTTGAGTGGACGATTGGCGGCATGGGGCTCACCGGCATCATCGTCAGGGCGGCCTTTCGTCTCCGCCCCGTCGAGTCCGGCTGGATCCGCCAGACGACCATCCCCGCGGAAAACCTCGCCGCTGCCATCGATATTTTCGAACGATCCGCAGACTCCACTTATTCGGTCGCCTGGATTGATTGCCTGAGCACCGGCGCTTCGCTCGGCCGCTCCCTCGTTTATCTTGGCGAGCACGCCACCCATGCGGACCTTCCGGGGAAACAACTACAGGCCCCTTTCCAGACGCCTCGGAAACGGAAGCTGACTGTTCCGCTGGATGCCCCCGGCTTTGCCCTGAACCGATGGACCGTGAAAGCCTTCAACGAAGTCTACTATCGCGCAGGCCGCGCCAAGACCGGTACGCAGCTTGTGGACTGGGACACCTATTTCTATCCGCTGGATGCCATTCTCAAGTGGAACCGCATCTATGGACGTAAAGGCTTTGCTCAGTTCCAATGCGTCATTCCGCTGGAGCAGTCCAAAGACGGCATGCAGGCGCTTCTTGAAGCCATCAGCGCGGCAGGCCAGGGATCCTTTCTGTCGGTGCTGAAACGCTTCGGTGCACAGGAGAGCCGCTTCTCCTTCCCGATGGAGGGTTATACTCTGGCGCTCGATTTCCCGGTCAACCGCCGAAGCCTCGAACTCATGAACCGGCTGGATGAGATAACCATCGCTCATGGCGGTCGCTTCTACCTGGCCAAAGACTCCCGCCTGAAAGCAGAGACCCTGGCGAATTCCGACGAGCGCGTGAGCGATTTCAGGGAAATGCGGAAATCTACGTCTGCGGCGGAAACCTTTTCCTCAGCCCAATCGGATAGGCTTGTCCTGTGA
- a CDS encoding pyrroline-5-carboxylate reductase: MHALMIGCGNMGASLLSRWVDVPGMSFSAVDPMATFPDSRVKMFKSADDIQGGPFDLLIIAVKPQMIADVIPDYLKFVTPDAPALSIAAGVSCQRLESIVGPRSVIRVMPNMPASVGKGVSGLLFNDKTSDEVKETARKMMRAAGSVVEVETEDGLDRFTAIAGSGPGFVFEIARAFMEAAKELGFDDSESRKLVLDTIAGTIEMASQSGKDLADLRNAVTSKAGATEAGLKQLNGNGELSRLMLATTQAAYKRTVELR; this comes from the coding sequence ATGCACGCTTTAATGATCGGTTGTGGAAATATGGGGGCTTCGCTGCTGTCCCGGTGGGTCGATGTGCCTGGCATGTCGTTCTCGGCGGTCGACCCAATGGCGACCTTTCCGGACTCGCGTGTGAAAATGTTCAAGTCAGCGGATGATATTCAGGGCGGGCCATTTGACCTCCTGATCATCGCAGTGAAACCACAAATGATCGCTGACGTTATCCCAGACTATCTGAAGTTTGTAACGCCGGACGCACCGGCGCTGTCCATCGCAGCGGGTGTTTCTTGCCAGCGTCTGGAGTCGATCGTGGGGCCGCGTTCCGTAATCCGCGTAATGCCGAATATGCCAGCGAGCGTCGGCAAGGGTGTGAGTGGGCTGCTGTTCAACGACAAGACCTCGGATGAGGTCAAAGAGACGGCTCGCAAAATGATGCGTGCGGCAGGCTCCGTCGTGGAGGTGGAGACGGAAGATGGTCTCGACAGGTTCACAGCCATTGCGGGCAGCGGGCCCGGCTTCGTATTCGAGATCGCCCGCGCCTTCATGGAAGCTGCAAAGGAACTGGGATTCGATGACAGCGAATCCCGGAAGCTCGTTCTGGACACGATTGCGGGTACGATAGAGATGGCCAGCCAGTCCGGCAAAGACCTGGCAGACCTTCGAAACGCTGTCACGAGTAAGGCAGGGGCCACCGAGGCTGGCTTGAAACAACTGAATGGCAATGGCGAGCTTTCCAGATTAATGCTTGCAACGACACAAGCTGCGTACAAGCGCACTGTGGAGTTGCGGTAG
- a CDS encoding GtrA family protein, whose translation MTVRELVFRYTAFAAIATLVNLGTQRLVLAFGTDALFYAAAVAAGTLTGLVVKYILDKRWIFGDMQTGLKAHGRKFTLYTIMGVFTTAIFWSSETAFWFIWKTDLMREVGAIAGLAVGYFVKYQLDRRFVFSSAQLATDGSDS comes from the coding sequence GTGACCGTCCGCGAACTTGTCTTCCGGTATACAGCGTTTGCCGCGATTGCGACGCTGGTGAACCTGGGAACCCAACGCCTGGTCCTGGCCTTTGGAACCGACGCATTATTCTATGCCGCGGCGGTCGCCGCCGGAACATTGACCGGACTGGTGGTCAAATACATTCTCGATAAACGCTGGATTTTCGGCGACATGCAAACCGGTTTGAAAGCCCACGGCCGGAAGTTCACTCTGTATACGATCATGGGTGTTTTCACGACAGCCATTTTCTGGTCTTCTGAAACGGCCTTCTGGTTCATCTGGAAAACAGACCTCATGCGCGAAGTCGGCGCCATCGCCGGCCTGGCCGTTGGATATTTTGTCAAATACCAGCTCGACCGGCGCTTTGTTTTCTCATCCGCTCAACTGGCCACCGACGGATCGGACTCATGA